From the genome of Ilyobacter polytropus DSM 2926, one region includes:
- a CDS encoding glycosyltransferase family 4 protein yields the protein MINKIINGQEKICVIGNYLPRQCGIATFTTDLSKAITNELRGENGLINIAMNDKEEGYNYPSEVKLTIQEGNMEEYIKVAQYLNGNNYRAVVIQHEYGIYGGADGEYIIELMKRLDIPVLTNLHTVLENPSFEQRKVMNDLAKYSEKLLVMSRKAFDILTRVYGIPQEIVVFIPHGIPNTTYEDQGIYNDAIGLEGKEIILTFGLLSPGKGLEFMIKAMPAIIKKNPNAVYLILGKTHPNIVKKTGDVYREKLKELIRSLNLEKNVVFHNKFVDQETLVSYIKTSTVYSIPYLNKEQITSGTLAYALGSGAAVVSTPFWHAEELLAEGRGILVPFRDSESLAREINILLSDSEKRENIRRKAYNYVRSMIWSEVAKSYLKVIVECKEKKNINISPKYESEDERRSKRISYELPEIDLSHLKILTDDTGILQHAKYTIPDLNHGYCVDDNARALIVASMYYKLRGDRSIYPFIKKYLAFLNYSFDEKTNRFANLMSYDRRWQENIGSEDSHGRALWALGVTIKNIMDESIRSNAIDLFIYALSVVRDFTSPRAWAFTVLGLSAYLEVNSEDLEKRLIKRILAEKIHSLYKKTVTSDWLWCEETITYSNGILPHALIITGETIDDKDMYNTGIQSLKWLLEIQTAPEGHLSVIGNEGWFAKDREKIVFGQQPVEAMCLLNACLHVYKTTKDPWWLNECKKCMAWFLGENDLKIPIYNYDDGGCRDGLDSHGVSKNQGAESTLAGLISLIKMHEIEDESFK from the coding sequence ATGATAAATAAGATTATAAATGGACAAGAAAAAATATGTGTTATAGGGAATTATCTCCCAAGACAGTGTGGAATAGCCACTTTTACAACAGATCTGAGTAAGGCAATAACCAATGAATTACGTGGGGAAAATGGATTAATAAATATAGCTATGAATGACAAAGAAGAAGGTTATAATTATCCTTCTGAAGTAAAACTAACAATTCAAGAAGGTAACATGGAAGAATATATTAAAGTAGCTCAATATCTGAACGGGAATAATTATAGAGCTGTAGTTATTCAGCATGAATATGGAATCTATGGCGGTGCAGATGGTGAATACATCATAGAACTGATGAAAAGGTTAGATATACCTGTTTTAACCAACCTTCATACTGTATTGGAAAATCCAAGTTTTGAGCAAAGAAAAGTAATGAATGATTTGGCTAAATACTCTGAAAAACTATTGGTAATGAGTAGAAAAGCTTTCGACATACTGACTAGAGTATACGGTATTCCTCAAGAAATTGTGGTATTTATTCCCCACGGAATACCAAACACCACTTATGAGGATCAGGGTATATACAACGATGCAATAGGTTTAGAAGGAAAAGAAATTATTCTTACCTTTGGTCTTTTAAGTCCTGGCAAGGGTCTGGAATTTATGATCAAAGCAATGCCAGCTATTATAAAGAAAAATCCTAATGCGGTTTATTTAATCTTGGGGAAAACACATCCTAATATTGTAAAGAAAACAGGAGATGTATATAGAGAAAAATTAAAAGAACTGATAAGAAGTTTAAACTTAGAAAAAAATGTTGTTTTTCATAATAAATTTGTAGACCAAGAGACTCTTGTAAGCTATATAAAAACATCTACTGTATACTCTATACCATATTTAAATAAAGAACAGATAACTTCTGGAACATTAGCCTATGCTCTTGGGTCAGGGGCAGCAGTTGTATCTACGCCATTTTGGCACGCTGAAGAACTCTTAGCAGAAGGAAGAGGGATATTAGTACCCTTTAGAGATTCAGAAAGCTTAGCTAGAGAAATAAACATATTATTATCAGATTCAGAGAAGCGTGAAAATATAAGAAGAAAGGCTTATAATTATGTTAGATCTATGATTTGGTCGGAGGTTGCCAAGAGTTATTTGAAGGTCATAGTGGAGTGCAAAGAGAAAAAGAATATCAATATATCTCCAAAATATGAATCAGAGGATGAAAGAAGGTCAAAAAGAATATCTTATGAATTACCCGAGATAGACTTATCTCATCTAAAAATATTGACCGATGATACAGGAATACTTCAACATGCAAAATATACTATTCCAGATTTAAATCATGGATATTGTGTAGATGATAATGCCAGGGCACTAATCGTTGCATCGATGTATTACAAGCTTAGAGGAGATAGGAGTATATATCCTTTTATTAAGAAGTATTTGGCTTTTTTAAATTATTCCTTTGATGAAAAGACAAATAGATTTGCAAACTTAATGTCTTACGACAGAAGGTGGCAAGAAAATATAGGCAGTGAAGATTCTCACGGAAGAGCTCTTTGGGCACTAGGAGTTACAATTAAAAATATAATGGATGAATCTATCCGTTCCAATGCTATAGATCTGTTCATATATGCACTTTCTGTGGTGAGAGATTTCACATCTCCTAGAGCTTGGGCTTTTACAGTACTTGGTTTGTCGGCATATCTAGAAGTAAATTCGGAAGACTTGGAAAAAAGATTAATTAAAAGAATTTTAGCTGAAAAAATTCATAGCCTATACAAGAAAACAGTAACCAGTGATTGGCTTTGGTGCGAGGAAACCATTACCTATTCTAATGGAATTTTACCCCATGCTTTAATAATAACTGGCGAAACGATAGATGATAAGGACATGTATAACACAGGAATTCAGTCTCTGAAATGGTTACTGGAAATTCAAACCGCTCCAGAGGGACACCTTTCTGTAATAGGAAATGAGGGTTGGTTTGCTAAAGATAGAGAAAAAATTGTATTTGGTCAGCAACCAGTAGAGGCTATGTGCTTACTCAATGCTTGCTTACACGTATATAAAACTACAAAGGACCCATGGTGGCTAAATGAATGTAAAAAATGTATGGCATGGTTTTTGGGAGAAAATGATCTAAAAATACCTATATATAACTATGATGATGGTGGGTGTAGAGATGGATTGGATTCTCACGGAGTAAGCAAAAATCAAGGAGCTGAATCTACCTTAGCAGGGTTAATATCCTTAATTAAAATGCACGAGATAGAAGACGAAAGTTTTAAATGA
- a CDS encoding glycoside hydrolase family 130 protein yields MGKLNVRRIDKIFRPDPSRVIIKSHIPSGEGRIDNIINHVLNLSDEEANNILQDTIENFSGRHKNIWDALDKHYNRIKEHIPSNQRISEVKRALLGAYFSQEYTVQSAAFFNPSIVKHPDQTQVPEGSIRFILSFRAVGEGHLSSIEFRGGMVDKEGNFEFDEVSPFVERAIAVKNPVYKKDIFFCKLNEMNEDCSSLSNLKEQLSDEFSLSELRDLLNISPEKKNHDLKDTILWLAESNYELQFKIDQKLSERIVFPSSQNESNGIEDARFVRFKYDDGEVVYYATYTAYNGIKILPQILETKDFFSYKAITLNGEYAANKGMALFPRKINGKYVMLSRVDGENLYIMSSENIHFWETSELLRRPKYDWEFMQIGNCGSPTETDRGWIVLTHGVGAMRNYCIGAILLDLEDPRKVIGATSKPILEPLESERNGYVPNVVYSCGGIIHGDNLIIPYAMSDTNSGIVLISVKELLDYMIN; encoded by the coding sequence ATGGGAAAATTAAATGTAAGGAGGATAGACAAGATATTTAGACCAGATCCATCAAGAGTAATTATAAAATCTCATATACCTTCAGGTGAAGGACGTATAGATAATATCATAAATCACGTTTTAAACTTATCAGATGAGGAAGCCAATAATATTTTACAGGATACAATAGAAAACTTCTCAGGAAGGCATAAAAATATCTGGGATGCACTGGATAAACACTATAATAGAATAAAAGAGCATATTCCTTCGAATCAAAGGATAAGTGAGGTGAAAAGAGCTCTTCTGGGAGCTTATTTTTCCCAAGAGTATACAGTTCAATCAGCAGCTTTTTTTAATCCATCTATTGTAAAACATCCAGATCAAACTCAAGTTCCAGAAGGGAGTATAAGATTTATATTAAGTTTTAGGGCAGTAGGAGAGGGACACCTATCCTCTATAGAGTTTAGGGGCGGAATGGTAGATAAAGAAGGCAACTTTGAATTTGACGAGGTGAGTCCCTTTGTAGAAAGGGCAATAGCCGTGAAAAATCCTGTATATAAAAAAGATATATTCTTTTGTAAATTAAATGAAATGAATGAAGACTGTAGTTCCTTATCAAATCTAAAAGAACAACTATCAGATGAATTCAGTTTATCTGAGCTCCGGGATCTTTTAAATATATCACCAGAAAAAAAAAATCATGATCTAAAAGACACCATATTATGGTTGGCAGAATCTAATTATGAGCTACAGTTTAAAATAGATCAAAAATTATCCGAAAGGATCGTATTCCCTAGTTCACAAAATGAAAGTAATGGAATAGAAGATGCAAGGTTTGTACGATTTAAATATGATGATGGAGAGGTAGTTTATTACGCTACGTATACGGCCTATAATGGAATTAAGATTCTTCCCCAAATATTGGAAACTAAAGATTTCTTTAGCTATAAAGCTATAACGTTAAACGGAGAGTATGCAGCTAATAAAGGGATGGCTCTTTTTCCAAGAAAAATCAATGGGAAATATGTAATGCTTTCTAGAGTTGATGGAGAAAATCTATATATAATGTCTTCTGAAAACATTCATTTTTGGGAAACTTCTGAGCTGCTAAGACGACCTAAATATGATTGGGAATTTATGCAGATTGGGAACTGTGGGTCTCCGACAGAAACAGATAGAGGATGGATAGTTTTAACTCACGGTGTTGGGGCTATGAGAAATTATTGTATAGGAGCAATCCTATTGGATCTAGAGGATCCAAGAAAAGTAATAGGGGCGACCAGTAAACCAATTTTAGAACCGTTAGAAAGCGAAAGAAATGGGTATGTTCCAAATGTAGTTTACTCTTGCGGAGGAATCATCCATGGAGATAATTTAATCATTCCTTATGCAATGTCAGACACAAATTCAGGAATAGTTTTAATTTCAGTAAAGGAATTACTGGATTACATGATAAACTAG